In Paludibacter propionicigenes WB4, the genomic window AGAATATGAAGAACTAATTCAGAAAATATATGTCCCTATTCGTTGAATCAATTAAACTACAGGATGGTCGGTTTTATCGCCTGAATCTCCATCAGCAACGTATTAATAAAGCCTTTACCGACTTCTATCCAGATGAAGAACCGATTAATATTGTCGCTCAGTTGAATCAATATACTTTTCCGCAGGAGGGTATTTTTAAGTGCCGCATGGTGTACGACACGGATGTTCAATCATTGGAATTCGAGCCTTATGTGCGTCGCGATGTTCGTTCGCTCAAGTTGGTAGAAACTGACATGGAAAGCCGTCCGTATAAAATGGAAGATCGCTCGCAGTTTAATGCGGCATTTGCCTTGCGTGC contains:
- a CDS encoding aminotransferase class IV, with translation MSLFVESIKLQDGRFYRLNLHQQRINKAFTDFYPDEEPINIVAQLNQYTFPQEGIFKCRMVYDTDVQSLEFEPYVRRDVRSLKLVETDMESRPYKMEDRSQFNAAFALRADCDDVLLVKNGLLTDASYCNIALYDGENWITPCLPLLYGVNRAQLITEGKLIEKDIKPVELMNFQYICLFNAMIEFGELKLEISAIRQ